The window ttttatacaaatgtattatttgcaaaaacagctgttcgttgtttatttttttaagtgaaaacttggcaatactaacagaGTTAAATGAACTTAAATTCATAACTGAAAGCACAATCatcctaaatttgtttcgagtttaatctaacagcaagttaagcctagtttaactgactTAGAAACCAGCTCTTATAAACTTCAAAAAAATGTGATCCGTCAATAGTCGCTTAAATTGAATTCTTCGCTCGCTCTTTTGTTGTGATTTGTCGTCAGCGGTTCCAATTGTAATTAAGCTGATAATACCTcagtaaaaataattcatactttacaaactacatcttaatcacatcaaAAATCCTATTACATACTAttcacttttaaaaacaaacaattttcctACAAATGAAAACTTAGTTAAAAGTATGAAAAGAGATGTAAAAAAGTTTTGGTGAAAgagaatgtgttttatttttgacatccaaatattgGATTTTAATTGCTTCTTAAACTAAGATTAGATATACTTCAGAGttgccaaaaatgaacaacatctcTCTAATgtcacgctaatgtaaaattcataggtttttcacccgAATTAAAAGCAATTCGAACTACTAGTTCTGATCGTTCCTACGACAATTgtatcttcgctccggaacgacccgagtcatactctgccaaagattgtcaacccagcgacagctgcatcaaccgaaagttttttccccaggaaagaactatcggccacattAGAGCtgatacaataacaacaactagttCTGATTATAATACTACAtcataaatcgactttcgaataatcgactttttgtcgaaaaaagtcgaactcgactattttgttccaaaaacgtcgacaaaaaatagtcggaaaaagtagaaagaagtcgaaaatagtcaaaaagtcgaaaaaatcggaaaGTAGAACCCTACTACATCTTTTTCCATACTTTTTTCATCTCATCTGGCAACTCGTTAACAAgatcttttcaaaaatttaaaattctatgagaaaaacaaaatcaaaacaagATATAAAATAATCCACAATCCAATAGGAAATTGgttaaaaaaactcttaaaatctTATTGGAAACTTACCTGATTTTGTACATTTATAAGTAATTGGCCGCAACATGTCTTGAGCAATaaatttatcaacaaaaataaaaataaattgtatttatttcgcAGACGTATTTTCAACGAATTGCGACATTTTGTGCCGGTACAACTGCTGAGcagacaacaataataacaaagaaTATCCAGACATTTTGTTATAGATGTCGATTGTTTGGTTCTTGTTGacgttgtagttgttgctgttgctgctgttgttcttAAGGGCAATCGGCTAGAAGAAAACTTTGTCGAGGATGTTGTCGATGAGGATGATTTCAATTGGAGAATGTCTGTGGTGGTGTCATGAGAACATTTTGTCAAaagcattttttgtttaatacaaaaagaaaatcaaaagaaatattgattctcctttaaacacacacacacacacaaatacaaaacACAAACTAGACGATGAAAAAAATCTGCATTCAAAAGATACACATTAAAGGCGATTGAaacgttgttttgtttttgttaaaaattagacACGTTTTGGTTTGCGACATAAACAGTCAAAACGCAAATACATATCTACTAAAATGGAACACGAAcgagaaaataacaataacaaaaaacacttcaccttgaaaatttctaaattctcGAATAACAAAAGCTTCACTTCACTTGAGTGATGCGATAAACTCTAGAGGGCAACTTATTACaatagacaaaaaaaatctGTGTAAAAACCAGACacgaaaatttctttcttttttttcttctttaattcaCTATTTAAATTGCTATCTgtattcttttaattaaaacgttttatttaacaatttgttaaattatttttttcttaattatgcTGAGATTTTTACGCAtttgctttttcttttttttggtaatttattctttttgatttgtatataaaatttatagatttatttcttttttttttctcttgtcaCACTAATTCTTCATTAAATCACTGTACACAACCTTTCAGACCGCCATATTGTAAACGACTGATTTGTGAGAGAGCTAAATGGAACTGTCAAaatatgtagttgttgtttttttcgcaAACGATGTTCGAATTTGAAGAAGAACACTTTGTTTATTTCGAAAAATAACAaggaattgttgttgtttttttctacaatGTTAACTAAACACAGCTTGTAGTCATATGGTCAACAAAAGGAGAAATGTCAAAGAACACAGAGAGAATTAATTAAACTTATCTCCAATTATTTTTAagcgaataatttttatattgaaaatttgctCAGACTTATCAAATTTCTTACGgaaaactttaacagtttttatagacatttttgttTAGATTCTGTACCACTTTCTTatagaatttttcatttttcatattctgaactaattttttatagaaaattcgttGAGATTCTGAAATATTTTCCGAATTAGTTTCTTAAACCGAaatttttcacacattttttagaatttcataTAAGAAATTAGTCCAGATTCTGAAAATTTGTTCAGATTCAAAACAGTTTTATTATATGTAATTTGTACAAACTCTGAACTAGGTAGTTAGTCAGttggttagatagttagttggttagttaattagttaagtagttagttaattagtaagttagttgatttgttaattagttagttagtttgttcgtTATTTCCTTAGtcagtgagttagttagttagtttttttatgattCTTCTTGAAATACAGTGTTGATTTCATCGTTATTCTATGTTcattattctatattctatatctGTATCTTCATTACTATCTCTATCACAATTTTTCCTAAAtagtttattagttatttagttagttagttagttagttacttagttagttagttatttcgaTAGTTGGttcgttcgttagttagttggttaactagctagttagtttgttcgttaaatagtttattagttatttagttagttagttagttagttagttagttagttagtaacatcccagtaaaatattttaaaacatttggtaatgaatattgtaggaaatgtagttatttcataaattacttggtaatgagttgtcgtatTCAAtatcaataataacaataaataagtttgttgtttggatgtttttttttcagaaattttcatatttacatatgtgtaGAAATCATTCCAGATATAatcataaaatatctttttaatggGACATTGAGTGAAATCATAAACTAGCagatataaaaataactataaaatcagttttaaatcctgaaaaaataattaagttattctcccaaaaagtaactacttacactattctccaatattacttgcctacttaccaaCTTATCCCAGCATAATATTGCTGGGATATTGTTAACCttaactttgtaaaaaaaattcaacaagttttctttttttcaaaattacgatttatatttttcaaaattaacgtTGACATTTGCATAGATTAATACGAGCACAGGATCCACCTTTATGTCCCTGTAGAATACAGTGGGCTTTGCACGCGTAACTATTGCAAGTAAATCGTTTTTGTCTATTTAATTCGAGCTCACTAAAGTTTTCCTTAAATTCTCTACTTAAATCAGGACTAGAATTCCCTTGAAATCCATTTAGCGAAGATTTAGCAAAGACTATTGATGCGATAAATAAGCAGACAGCAAAAGTCCAAATAAACTTCATGGtggtattttattaaatattataaaaaaaagtttaagatcaattatttatagtttagttgAAAAAGTACTAGTATATTGTGTGTTAATATTTATAGGGGGATTTCTTTGGTACATAATGACATAAACTTTTCTAagaatgaataatattttactttgatgtatttttaattaatttgaaataataaataaatacattgttAGTTATCAGTGATAATAGAAATCATCTTGGGAAAACCCCAGAGATTGTtctaaatttattaatgtttactataaaaaaactcatatgtacaaaataacaacaattattattttcaaataaaaatttgatctTCATCAGACTGGAAGGACCATGAAAAATtcggaaatttttttgaaattatatttataacaaaaaatatacaaaatatctttaatttctaaatatatttatttaataaacttatacattttctatcaaaatcttatactatttttttataaatttatttaaaaacacttttccaCTTTATAACTAATGTCGGCAAACACAAATTTTCTTCACTGTACAAAAGCCACGTCTAAATCCTCTCAATAGACAATGAGCCACACAGAAACTGCGATCAATATCACATGTTAAACGTTTTTGTCTATTCAAAACTTTTGTTTCTTGAGCACCACCACTACGATCATCATATAccacttgaaaattttcttccaAATGATTTAGATTTTCTTGAGCCACCGAATTTTTTACAACGGCCAGTAATAGAAAAGCCaaacatattacaaaaattcttgCTACTTTCATTTTGTCACTATTTTGATACGTTTGCTGTCTTGAGAAAACTGTTTCAATCATCACAATCCTAATGCATTTATATAAGTTTCAATATTGCTAAGCAGGAGGGGATTTTTTAATTCCGATTTTCTTATCTTTTCAAGAAGGGCATATAATGGCACTTTTGTTCATACTTTACTTGTgattcaaaagttttaaaagtgtaataataaacaaattatgtttGTCCAAGTGTTTTTAAAGGGggatttacttaaaaaaataattattgaaaatattgtctATTTTTTGCAGATATTTTAAGACTTGGATCACGTTTATTGTAATTATGTGTGTAGTAGAGGTACTTTTgaatttcccaaaatattttttcaattacgaCTTTTCTTTAAGGGGACttgagatttttattatttatgtgcattttaaatttgaaacacttattactaactaactgactaactaactaactaactaactaactaactaactaactaactaactaactatataactaactaactaactaactaactaactaactaactaacttatctatctatctatctatctatctatctatctatctatctatctatctatctatctatctatctatctatctatctatctatctatctatctatctatctatctatctatctatctatctatctttctatctatctatctatctatctatctatctatctatctatctatctatctacctatctatctgtctgtctgtctgtctgtctgtctgtctgtctgtctgtctatctatctaactgactaactaatttAACTAACTACACGCTCAGAAATATTTGTCCTAaaccaaccttaaagtataccgatcgactttctgagtcaattaagccatttccgtccgtctggctgtctatgtaaacgcaaggtacaggtcacaattttcaagatattttgatgaaattgggACCATAACTTTTCGGCTCAATTAATTAAAGTGGTTGAaattgtttcattatttcacctaacccccatacaaccctACCCCCGGGAAAGGGCTtttgagttcataattatgttaaatattgtagTATCTCTACagaaaatcggcaaaacttagtccTATATACGTcttaataattctaccgattttcGTAAATATCGGACTTTATTTAAGCCTAGTATtacgatgaaattcagcatacATAACTCTAATGTAAACGTAAAATCATGTACCAAAATTTATACCCTTATTTACCCTTGGCCCCATATAACccttctttttaaaaatcactttctttccaaaaaatttgtgaaatatttcggaattaaagcaaacaatttaaacgtcatattattaaaaatagtacacatttttaacatactcaatGGTGTAGGggatcatatggtcggccatgtccgactatactttactaCTTGTCGATATTACAAATAACTGTAACTATTCAACTAGTCCTAGCACAAAAAGGACCGATTtcgagaaaaatattttgttgagaaagatttaatttattatttattaaaggtCCTTTGGACAATTGCTAGGACCAATAGGTAAAAAGTTCATATTTCATTTCTAAGTAAATAAATCGATGGAAATGctttaacaatttatatttatttttaattaactgttatttttacatatttctatagaaatcattTATCTGCGACATGTGCAAACTTTTTGTCTTGAACAATAACTACGACGATATCCTTTTATTTTACAATGTGTGGCACATAATGCAGGATTAATTTGGCATGTCAAACGCTTTTGTCTATTCAAAGTTAATCCTGCGTTGTCAACACCATATCCCTCCAATAGTCCTTCGTCCAATTGATTTAAAGATTCTTCTGCCTGGCAGGATTTTATAAAGACCAGAAGGAGAAAGCTTAAGCTGATGATGAAAATTCCTAGCAATttcattgtaaaaatttaaattttacacgagtggatattaaaatgtttactataCTGATGTTATATGAAACTTATGAGtgtatttatagtaaattttaatttataagaaatatttacctTTTTGAACTGAGTGTTTTTGAAATATAGGGGAACTTTTTCCTAAAAcaatggtttatttttttttaagaaaattactacgaaaaattatttatgacctatttttaggaaaaaataacaataaaaattcgttaattagcaaatgtatataaaataaatgtgtgtttgtatgtttgacgttatagactactattCCTTTATGTCTGGACAAGACGAGTGGGCGAGAAGCCAcacccatattaagaaaatataaaatccgtatatttgagataatataacagagtcctcaaattttttcgaaaccactttagtgtcaatatggttatttagtataaaatgtGGGCGGCCTAGCATTAGGGGGCGTGACACCTACCACatacattaaatacaaaaattcgtttatcttggaaactagtacaataagaatcttaaaattttgcacgaataactttaacatcca of the Lucilia cuprina isolate Lc7/37 chromosome 2, ASM2204524v1, whole genome shotgun sequence genome contains:
- the LOC111680476 gene encoding sapecin-B-like: MKVARIFVICLAFLLLAVVKNSVAQENLNHLEENFQVVYDDRSGGAQETKVLNRQKRLTCDIDRSFCVAHCLLRGFRRGFCTVKKICVCRH